From the Acidovorax sp. NCPPB 3576 genome, the window TGCTGGTGGCCAACCGCTTCAAGCTCGACTGGATTCGCGCGCAGTACGCGGGCCGAATCGCTGCTTTGTTGGAAGGCCTCTATGGCCAGCCAGTATCGCTTGAGTTAGCGCTTGCTCAGCGTGAAACCGTTGCCCGCACTTATATCCGCTCCACGCCTTCGGGCCAGGTGGTGTCGTCCGAGCCCACGCCCGCCGCAGCGCCCAGCGACGAGCCGGTGGCCGGCGCGTTCCGCTCGCGCCTGAACGCCGCCCTCACGTTCGAGACGCTGGTCGAGGGCACGGCCAACCGCATGGCGCGCTCGGCGGCCATGCACGTGGCGGGCTCGCCCGGCCACCTGTACAACCCGCTTTTCATCTATGGCGGCGTCGGCCTGGGCAAGACCCATCTGGTGCATGCAGTGGGCAACAAGCTGCTGGCCGACAAGCCCGACGCGAAAGTTCTCTACATCCATGCTGAGCAGTTCGTGTCGGATGTGGTTAAGGCATACCAGCGGCGCACGTTCGACGAGTTCAAGGAGCATTACCACTCCCTGGATCTGCTGCTGATCGATGACGTGCAGTTCTTCGCCAACAAGGACCGCACGCAGGAGGAATTCTTCAACGCGTTCGAGGCACTGCTGGCCAAGAAGAGCCACATCGTGATGACCTCGGACACGTACCCGAAGGGCCTGGCCAACATCCACGAGCGGCTCGTCTCGCGCTTCGACTCGGGCCTCACGGTGACCATCGAGCCGCCCGAGCTGGAAATGCGCGTGGCCATCCTGATCAACAAGGCCCGCGCCGAAAGCGCCGACATGCCCGAGGAAGTCGCTTTCTTCGTCGCCAAGAACGTGCGCAGCAACGTGCGCGAACTGGAAGGCGCGCTGCGCAAGATCCTCGCGTATTCGCGCTTCAACCAGAAGGAAGTTTCCATCCAGCTGGCGCGCGAGGCGCTGCGCGACCTGCTGTCGATCCAGAACCGGCAGATCTCGGTGGAAAACATCCAGAAGACGGTGGCCGACTACTACAAGATCAAGGTCGCCGACATGTACAGCAAGAAGCGCCCGGCCAGCATCGCGCGGCCTCGCCAGATCGCGATGTACCTGGCCAAGGAACTCACGCAAAAGAGCCTGCCCGAGATCGGCGAGCTGTTCGGCGGGCGCGACCACACCACGGTGCTGCACGCGGTGCGCAAGATCGCCGGCGAGCGCCAGCAGCTCACCGAACTGAACCAGCAGCTGCACGTGCTGGAGCAGACGCTCAAGGGTTGATGCCGAAGTGGCCTCGCACCCCCACGGAGCGCGCCCGGTTCACAGGCAAAATGGCGTGCTGGACGGCATGAGGGGGCATGGCCCATGCCGCCGTCCTGGCACGTTTCCCAAAACCACCAAAGGTTGACGACATGATTGTCCTGAAGGCAACACAAGACAAGGTTCTCGCGGTTCTGCAATCGGTGTCCGGCATCGTCGAGCGCCGGCACACCCTGCCCATTCTGGCGAACGTGCTGATCCGCAAGACAGGCAACGCGCTGCAGCTGACCACGAGCGACCTGGAGATCCAGATCCGCACCACCGCCGAGCTGGGTGGCGACACGGGCGACTTCACCACCACGGTGGGCGCGCGCAAGCTGATCGACATCTTGAAGACCATGCCCGGCGACCAGACCGTGAGCCTGGAGTCGAGCCAGGCCAAGCTGATCCTCAAGGGCGGCAAGAGCCGCTTCACGCTGCAGTCGCTGCCGGCCGAGGACTTTCCCCTGGTGCAGGAATCCGCCGCCTTCGGCCCCGCCTTCAGCGTGCCGCAGAAGGTGCTCAAGGACCTGCTGGGCCAGGTGTCCTTCGCCATGGCGGTGCAGGACATCCGCTACTACCTGAACGGCATTTTGTTCGTCGCCGAAGGCCAGCAACTGAGCCTGGTCGCCACCGACGGCCACCGTCTGGCCTTCGCCAGCGCCACGCTCGACGTCGAAGTGCCCAAGCAGGAAGTCATCCTGCCGCGCAAGACCGTGCTGGAGCTGCAGCGCCTGCTGTCGGATGCCGGCGGCGAGAACCAGCCGCACATCGAGATGCAGTTCGCCAACAACCAGGCCAAGTTCACGTTCGGCGGCATGGAGTTCGTCACGAAGCTGGTCGAGGGCAAGTTCCCCGACTACAACCGCGTGATCCCCAAGAACCACAAGAACAGCGTGACCCTGGGCCGCGCGCCGCTGCTGGCCAGCCTGCAGCGCACCGCCATCATGACCAGCGACAAGTTCAAGGGCGTGCGCCTGAACCTGGAGCCCGGCACCCTGCGCGTGGCGTCCAACAACGCCGAGCAGGAAGAGGCCGTGGACGAACTCGACATCGACTACGGCGGCGACACCATCGAGATCGGCTTCAACGTGACCTACCTCATCGACGCCCTGGCCAACATGGGCCAGGACATGGTGAAGGTGGAGCTGTCGGACGGCAACAGCTCGGCGCTGCTGACCATCCCCGAGAACGAGACCTTCAAGTACGTCGTCATGCCCATGCGCATCTGACGCACCCGTCTTCCAGTGCTGTGGCGAATGCTATGTTTTTTGTAGCTTCATGCCCTAGAAGGGTATGCGCTGGAGGCCGATTTGACTCTTATTGAACATTCAGGAAACCCACCGGTTTCCACGGACCCCAAGGCCATCCATGACCGCTGAGAACACCCTGCCCGAGCCTTCCACCGACGGCGCGGGCGAAGCGCCGCCCTTCACCAAGATCGACACCCAGCAGGCGGGCGCCAGCGAAGGCTACGGCGAAGGCGCGATCCAGATCCTGGAAGGCCTGGAGGCCGTGCGCAAGCGCCCCGGCATGTACATCGGCGACACGTCCGACGGCACGGGCCTGCACCACCTCGTCTTCGAAGTGGTGGACAACTCCATCGACGAGGCGTTGGCCGGGCACTGCGACGACATCGTCGTCACCATCCACTCGGACAACTCCATCAGCGTGACCGACAACGGCCGCGGCATTCCCACCGGCGTGAAGATGGACGACAAGCACGAGCCCAAACGCTCGGCCTCCGAGATCGCGCTGACCGAACTGCACGCGGGCGGCAAGTTCAACCAGAACAGCTACAAGGTCTCGGGCGGCCTGCACGGCGTGGGTGTCAGCTGCGTGAACGCGCTGAGCAAGATGCTGCGCCTGACCGTGCGCCGCGAAGGCAAGGTCCACGTGCTCGAGTTCAGCCAGGGCTTCGTGCAGAACCGCATCATCGAGACCGTGAACGGCGTCGAAGTCTCGCCCATGAAGGTCATCGGCGACACCGACAAGCGCGGCACCGAGGTGCACTTCCTGCCCGACACCGAGATCTTCAAAGAGAACAGCGACTTCCATTACGAGATCCTGGCCAAGCGCCTGCGCGAGCTCTCGTTCCTGAACAACGGCGTGCGCATCCGCTTGAAGGATGAGCGCACCGGCAAGGAAGACGACTTCTCCGGCACCGGTGGCGTGAAGGGCTTCGTCGGCTTCATCAACGCCACCAAGAAGGTGCTGCACCCCACCGCCTTCTACGCCACGGGCGCGCGCCCGGCCGAAACCTACGGCGGCATTCCCGGCACCGAGATCGGCGTCGAGGTGGCCATGCAGTGGAACGACGGCTACAGCGAGCAGGTGCTGTGCTTCACCAACAACATCCCGCAGCGCGACGGCGGCACCCACCTGACCGGCCTGCGCGCCGCCATGACCCGCGTCATCGGCAAGTACATCGACGCGCACGAGCTGGCCAAGAAGGCCAAGGTCGAAGTGAGTGGCGACGACATGCGCGAAGGGCTCTGTTGCGTGCTGAGCGTGAAGGTGCCCGAGCCCAAGTTCAGCAGCCAGACCAAGGACAAGCTGGTGTCGAGCGAGGTGCGCGCGCCGGTGGAGGACATCGTCGCCAAGACGCTGACCGACTACCTGGAAGAGCGCCCCAACGACGCCAAGATCCTGTGCGGCAAGATCATCGAAGCCGCCCGCGCCCGCGAGGCCGCCCGCAAGGCCCGCGAAATGACGCGCCGCAAGGGCGTGCTGGACGGCATGGGCCTGCCCGGCAAGCTGGCCGACTGCCAGGAAAAAGACCCCGCGCTGTGCGAGATCTACATCGTCGAGGGCGACTCCGCCGGCGGCTCCGCCAAGCAGGGCCGCGACCGCAAGTTCCAGGCCATTTTGCCGCTGCGCGGCAAGATCCTGAACGTGGAAAAGGCGCGCTACGAAAAGCTGCTGACCAGCAATGAAATCGTCACGCTCATCACCGCCCTGGGCACCGGTATCGGCAAGGCCGCGGTCGAATCCGGCAAGAGCGGCGTGGACGACTTCGACGCCGCCAAGCTGCGCTACCACCGCATCATCATCATGACCGACGCCGACGTGGACGGCGCCCACATCCGCACCCTGCTGCTGACCTTCTTCTACCGTCAGATGCCCGAGCTGGTCGAGCGCGGCCACATCTACATCGCCCAGCCGCCGCTGTACAAGGTCAAGGCCGGCAAGGAAGAGCTGTACCTGAAGGATGCCCCCGCGCTCGACACCTTCCTGCTGCGCATCGCGCTCAAGGACGCCAGCGTGACCACCGGCGGCGCCAACCCGCAGACCCTGGCCGGCGACACCCTCACCGCCCTGGCGCAAAAGCACCAGCTGGCCGAGGCCGTCATCCACCGCCTGTCCGCCTTCATGGACAAGGAGGCCCTGCGCGCCATTGCCGACGGCGTGAGCCTGAACCTGGACACCGTGGCCGACGCCGAGGCCAGCGCCGTGCAGCTGCAGGCCAAGCTGCGCGAGCTGACCACCAACGGCATCCCCGCCGAAGTGGCCGGCGAGTTCGACGTGCGCACCGACAAGCCCATCCTGCGCATCAGCCGCCGCCACCACGGCAACGTGAAGAGCAGCCTGATCACCCAGGACTTCGTGCACGGCGCCGATTACGCCGCCCTGGCCGAAGCCGCCAGCACCTTCCGCGGCCTGGTCGGCGAGGGCGCCAAGGCCCTGCGCGGCGAAGGCGAGAAGCAGAAGGAAGAAAAAGTGGCCGACTTCCGCCAGGCCATGGCCTGGCTCATCTCCGAGGCCGAACGCACCACCAGCCGCCAGCGCTACAAGGGCCTGGGCGAAATGAACCCCGAACAGCTCTGGGAAACCACCATGGACCCCGAAGTGCGCCGCCTGCTGCGCGTGCAGATCGACGACGCGATCGAGGCGGACCGGGTGTTCACCATGCTGATGGGCGACGAGGTGGAGCCGCGGCGGGACTTCATCGAGACGAATGCGTTGCGGGCGGGGAATATCGACGTTTGACCTCCATGCATCTGGCGATGCATGCCTGTCGCCATCGCATTGGAAGCCGGTCATTCGCTGGAAGGTCCATTCCATCCAGCATCCACATTGCCATGGCACACCAACCATGGCTTATTGGAGCGCTCGCAGCATGGAGACGGGTGGCTGCCTTCGTTACCGCATGAACTCGATGCGCTGGATGGAACGGCGCATCGTTTCGCCAAGAAGGATTCGTCTGAAAGAACAAGCGGTGGCGATGGCCAATAGGAAGAAACCGTGCAATGAACAAGACCACAGCGATCTATTGGATGGTGCGAGCCGGTGAGGGCGGCTTTCGCTTCGAGGACTTTCAGAGCCAGAGCCTCGTCACCATCGGCTGGCACGAGATGGGTGACCTGAACGCCTTACGCCACCGCGCCGACTTCCAGAAGGCCGCTGCGGCCGCTTACCCAAACTTGTCGACCGGCACCCTGAGCAGCTATGCAGGCCAGACCTTCCGTTTCGTGCGCGAGATGAAGGTGGGCGACAACGTGGTCACCTACAACCCCAGCGAGCGCATCTACCTGCTGGGCACGGTGGCGGGCGACTATGCGCATGCAGGCACGGCCCAGGGTGACCATCCCAACCGCAGGCCTGTGCAATGGCGCGGCACCATCGCCCGGGATGGTCTCTCGGTGGCGGCACGGGCCAGTCTGGGTTCCATTTCCACCTTGTTCCAGATACCGCTGGAGGTGGGGCAGGAACTGGAAAAGCTGGTGGCACAGCCCGCTGGCACCCTGGCCAGTTCCGCCGTGCCCCTGGATGTGACCACGGACGAAGTGGGCAGCCAGTACAAAGACATCCAGAACCAGGCATTGGAATTCATCAAGGACCGCGTCAGCGCGCTGGACTGGGCCGAGATGCAAGAGCTGGTGGCCGGCCTGCTGCGCGCCATGGGCTACAAGACGCGCGTGTCACCCAGCGGCTCGGACCGGGGCAAGGACATCGTGGCTTCACGCGATGGGCTGGGCTTTGAAGACCCGCGCATCGTGGTGGAGGTCAAGCACCACAAAGACGCCATAGGATCGCCGCAAATTCGCAGCTTCTTGGGCGGACCGCACGAGCGTGACAAAGGCTTGTATGTCAGCACCGGCGGCTTCACCAAAGATGCCCGCTACGAAGCCGAACGCGGCCGCATTCCCATCGCCCTGATGGATCTGGACGATCTGGTCAAGGCCCTGCTGGAACACTACGAACAGACCGACAGCCAGACCCAGCGCCTGGTGCCCTTGCGCAAGCTCTACTGGCCCGCCTGACCCTCTCCCCGGGCCGAGTTGGGCCCGGGCTGAGCCAACCACCCTTGGGCGCCCTGCCACATGGCTTGGCGCCAGGACGAATCGTTCTGCGGTGGCGGATCTACCAAGTCGGTGGGATACCATCCGCCCCGCGTGCGCTGCAGCAGTTCCGGCACCAGCGCGCGGCCCTCTTGCAGGCGCACCAGATCACGCTTGGGTAGCTCCTTGCCCACCACCAGTACACCTGCCTGCTGCGCCACATGCACCAGGGCAGCCAGGTTTTCCACACAGGTGGCATGGCCCATGTGCCAGTCTTGGGCTAGCAACCAGTAGCGGGACCACTCCATGCCGTCCAGTCCTTCCAACATTTCCTCGTACACCACACACAGCGGCCCATCTGCGCCCGGCCCCACGGGTGTGCCGTGCGTCTTCCATACGCAGAGAAACCGATGAACGTGGGGCGTAGTGTCCCGGCGGGCCTGCATCCAGGGGCCGTAACGGGCCGGGTGCTTGTAATGGTCCACCACCCGATGCGGTGGTACATCTTTTCGACCGTCCAGCCAGTCGTGGCGCAGGTTCAGGTGATCGGCTGCCCAACCCAGCAGTGCTGGGGACAGCTTGAACTTGAGCTGGTCGGGCGACGAGCAATCGGCCATGCTCAGCGCTGGCTGGGCCTGGGCGATGGCGGCGGGCACCAGACGGATGATCTGCTGCCGCGCAACCCCATGCGCCTCAAAGGCGCGGATCAGCCGCTGGGCCGAGCGTCGGACCGGGTCACGCCGGCCACACCACCAATCCCAGCCCTTGCTCAGCAGGCCCCATGCACCTGTGGCTTCGCTCACCCATGACATGGTCAGGTCCCTTCTTGCATCAGCGCTTCGGTCAGGCGTAGCTCGGTGAAGCGGCTGACTATGACGCCCTTATCGCAGATGTCGCCCTCACGCCGGTTCTTCGTGTCCATGGCTTCTCATTTGCTTGTTGGCTTGAACCCATCCTTCGCGACGCAGCGGTGGAGCAACGCGGTGAGCCATTATCGGAAACTTCCAGCAGGACGCCTGCATTGCTCGAATGCGTTGTCGGGCGCTCCCGTTTCGTTCGTTAAAGTCCAGCTCGACTCAATCACCAAAAAACACAGGGAGATAGACGAAATGAAAGATCCTTACGAAAACATCCTGATCGGCAATTTCCTCTACAGCCTGGGGCTCGTGATCGGGCGGCGGTTTCCGGACAAGCCGTTGCCGGGGGCGGTGAACCTGCTCCAGCAGACGCCGCTCGACGGTCCCTTGGGGGATGTGCTCCTTCGCTATCCAGGCGTCGTCCGGCTGATCGAGTTCAAGCGGGCGTCGAACGCCAGCGACAAGGAGTCGGACAAGCTCGACACCCTCAAGCTCTCGCTTGAAAGCGAGCCGGTGCTGCAGCAGGTGTCCCGCGCCATTCATTGGTATGTGGAGTCTTCCAAGGGGCCGTTGGACTGGCGCACCCGGGTCTGCCCTTACCTGGACTTCGCCGGGGGCCAGAGCCCTCAACTCGACTTTCAAGGATTCACGCAATCCCTGGCGGAGACCGTGGGAAAAGCGCAGGCCGAGGAGTTTCCCGATGGCCTCATCCAGCGCTATCTGGACGCGGTGGCCGCTTTCTCCGGCAAGTCGGGCACTTCTTCATCGGGGCTGCTGGTCTTCGTGGGCAAGGACGGGACGCTGCACTACATCGCGCTCGAAAGCATCCGGGAGCTGCGCCAGGAACTGCAGATCCACCGGCAGCAGGCGGACGAGCGGAGCGCCAGCATCGCGCAGGAGCGCGCCCTGGAGCACAACTCCCAAGGGAAAGGCCTGTCGCTGTGATGAACGATGCACAACGCAGCGTGGAGCGCATCCACCAGCTGTCCGACATGCTGCAGTCGCTGATGCAGCAGGCGGCAGTGCTGCAGCAAAAAGCCGATGTGTCCGTGGCCCAGTCGCACCAGGCGACGGAGGCGCTGAAACGGGCCAGTGAGCGGCTGCCTGTGACCGTGGGCGCTGCCATCGAAACGGTGCTCGAGCCGGCTGCGGAAAAAGCCGCGGCGAAGATGACCGCCACCTGGGCCCAGGCGAATGCAGCGGCGGCCGAGGCGACGAAGACCTTCGCGGCGGCGCAAGAAAAGCTGCGGTGGAAGATGCTGGCGTATGCCTGCACGGGGGCACTGGCCTTGGTGGTCCTGATCGCGGCGGCGATGGCCTACCTCTCTCCGACTGAAAGAGAGCTGAAGGAACTGCGCGCTGAGCGGCAGACGCTGTTGGCCGACATGGATCGGCTCAGGAAGGTGGGCGCAGGTCTTCAAGTGACGCAATGCAACCACCAGGGGCAGTTGAAGACCTGCGTGCGCGTGGACCCGAACTCACCCCGCTTCGAAGGGGGCTACGTACTCCTTCCTGCGCGATAAGGCAGGGGGTCGTCGAAGCGCCGGCATCACACCTTGATGAAGTTGTGGGTCGATAGCGCGCCGAACGGCAGCGAAGCCAGCGGCCCACCGACATCCAGCGAACCCAGGTCCACGGGGAAGAAGCCGGTGGTCTCGATGATCTTGCGCACTTCGGCCTTGGCGGCTGCGTCGTCGCCGGAGTAGAACAGCACGCGCCGGCCTCCTGCCACTTCTGGTTGCTGCAGGACGTTCACATCCAGGTGGTTGAATGCCTTGACGACGCGTGCGCCCGGCACGTATTGCTTGAAGATCTCGCTCGAATGCTGGCTGCCCAGATCCACCGCCTTGATGCCGTAGGCAGCCAGGGGATTGCTGGAGTCCTTGGCGTCGGGCGAGTTGGGGTCGATGAATTCCACCGGGTTGGTGCCGTCGATGACGATGCGGCCATTCCAGGCGGGCAGGGCGCTCAGCACTTTCTCGGCATCCGTCCAGCGCACGGCGGCAAAGACGATGTCTGCGCTGGCGGCCTCTGCCACGGTGCCGGCCCGGATGGACGGGCCCAGTTCCTGAACCAGCGATGCCAGCGATTGCGGCCCGCGGCTGTTGGAAAGGGTGGCGGAAATCCCGTGCTTGGCAAGAAGCCGCGCCACGTTGGAACCCAGGGCGCCCGAACCGATAATACCAATGCTCATTATTTTCTCCTGTTTAAAAAAGGGACTTGAAAGTAATCACTGCCAGCGCCCTAAAAATCTGGCAGTTTGAAAAATGTGTCAACGACACTACGACATTTAAGGTCAAAAAATCACCACACCAGGGGAATCGAGAAATGGCCCAGGCGTGCCACTTCCGCCGCAATGTCGGCGATGGTTGCGTTGGCGAGTTCGTCTTCCAGCGCTTTTCGCGCCCGACCCAAGGTGGGTTGCAAGGCGGCGACGATGTTGCCGCCGACAGCGCAGTTCTCGCACGGTGGACTGCGATGCATCGAGAAAAACTCGGTGTCCTCGACGGCTTGGTAGACATCGAGCAGCCGGATCGCTTCGGCGGGCTTGGCCAGTAGTGCACCGCCCCCTGCACCGAGTTGCGACCGTGTCAGGCCCGCATCGTTCAAGCGCGACAGCAAGCCCCGGATCACCACTGCGCCGGTAT encodes:
- the dnaN gene encoding DNA polymerase III subunit beta, coding for MIVLKATQDKVLAVLQSVSGIVERRHTLPILANVLIRKTGNALQLTTSDLEIQIRTTAELGGDTGDFTTTVGARKLIDILKTMPGDQTVSLESSQAKLILKGGKSRFTLQSLPAEDFPLVQESAAFGPAFSVPQKVLKDLLGQVSFAMAVQDIRYYLNGILFVAEGQQLSLVATDGHRLAFASATLDVEVPKQEVILPRKTVLELQRLLSDAGGENQPHIEMQFANNQAKFTFGGMEFVTKLVEGKFPDYNRVIPKNHKNSVTLGRAPLLASLQRTAIMTSDKFKGVRLNLEPGTLRVASNNAEQEEAVDELDIDYGGDTIEIGFNVTYLIDALANMGQDMVKVELSDGNSSALLTIPENETFKYVVMPMRI
- the gyrB gene encoding DNA topoisomerase (ATP-hydrolyzing) subunit B, whose amino-acid sequence is MTAENTLPEPSTDGAGEAPPFTKIDTQQAGASEGYGEGAIQILEGLEAVRKRPGMYIGDTSDGTGLHHLVFEVVDNSIDEALAGHCDDIVVTIHSDNSISVTDNGRGIPTGVKMDDKHEPKRSASEIALTELHAGGKFNQNSYKVSGGLHGVGVSCVNALSKMLRLTVRREGKVHVLEFSQGFVQNRIIETVNGVEVSPMKVIGDTDKRGTEVHFLPDTEIFKENSDFHYEILAKRLRELSFLNNGVRIRLKDERTGKEDDFSGTGGVKGFVGFINATKKVLHPTAFYATGARPAETYGGIPGTEIGVEVAMQWNDGYSEQVLCFTNNIPQRDGGTHLTGLRAAMTRVIGKYIDAHELAKKAKVEVSGDDMREGLCCVLSVKVPEPKFSSQTKDKLVSSEVRAPVEDIVAKTLTDYLEERPNDAKILCGKIIEAARAREAARKAREMTRRKGVLDGMGLPGKLADCQEKDPALCEIYIVEGDSAGGSAKQGRDRKFQAILPLRGKILNVEKARYEKLLTSNEIVTLITALGTGIGKAAVESGKSGVDDFDAAKLRYHRIIIMTDADVDGAHIRTLLLTFFYRQMPELVERGHIYIAQPPLYKVKAGKEELYLKDAPALDTFLLRIALKDASVTTGGANPQTLAGDTLTALAQKHQLAEAVIHRLSAFMDKEALRAIADGVSLNLDTVADAEASAVQLQAKLRELTTNGIPAEVAGEFDVRTDKPILRISRRHHGNVKSSLITQDFVHGADYAALAEAASTFRGLVGEGAKALRGEGEKQKEEKVADFRQAMAWLISEAERTTSRQRYKGLGEMNPEQLWETTMDPEVRRLLRVQIDDAIEADRVFTMLMGDEVEPRRDFIETNALRAGNIDV
- a CDS encoding restriction endonuclease, whose amino-acid sequence is MNKTTAIYWMVRAGEGGFRFEDFQSQSLVTIGWHEMGDLNALRHRADFQKAAAAAYPNLSTGTLSSYAGQTFRFVREMKVGDNVVTYNPSERIYLLGTVAGDYAHAGTAQGDHPNRRPVQWRGTIARDGLSVAARASLGSISTLFQIPLEVGQELEKLVAQPAGTLASSAVPLDVTTDEVGSQYKDIQNQALEFIKDRVSALDWAEMQELVAGLLRAMGYKTRVSPSGSDRGKDIVASRDGLGFEDPRIVVEVKHHKDAIGSPQIRSFLGGPHERDKGLYVSTGGFTKDARYEAERGRIPIALMDLDDLVKALLEHYEQTDSQTQRLVPLRKLYWPA
- a CDS encoding NADPH-dependent F420 reductase, coding for MSIGIIGSGALGSNVARLLAKHGISATLSNSRGPQSLASLVQELGPSIRAGTVAEAASADIVFAAVRWTDAEKVLSALPAWNGRIVIDGTNPVEFIDPNSPDAKDSSNPLAAYGIKAVDLGSQHSSEIFKQYVPGARVVKAFNHLDVNVLQQPEVAGGRRVLFYSGDDAAAKAEVRKIIETTGFFPVDLGSLDVGGPLASLPFGALSTHNFIKV
- a CDS encoding Rrf2 family transcriptional regulator yields the protein MPTSTRFAVAAHILTALAVSDGKPLRSEDLAYSVNTGAVVIRGLLSRLNDAGLTRSQLGAGGGALLAKPAEAIRLLDVYQAVEDTEFFSMHRSPPCENCAVGGNIVAALQPTLGRARKALEDELANATIADIAAEVARLGHFSIPLVW